In Perca fluviatilis chromosome 18, GENO_Pfluv_1.0, whole genome shotgun sequence, one genomic interval encodes:
- the fbxo16 gene encoding F-box only protein 16 isoform X2, whose amino-acid sequence MPVAPKSSASCAKMQTKLSAWTPLNHPESNSKVFEERRKLLAKWFARWSDSQRKTLLQDFVLSCSVEQLMFLQLTVSSRLPLQAADFTCLLPRALCLYLFSFLDPRSLCRCAQVSWLWRSIVELDQLWMPKCVRLGWCINFSPSPLEQGVWKRLYIQTAQELRVTSLQAVSSQQQSVVPHVSAISSRHGELSEPAFISEERSASTTPTQTRGGISRTGFRKEKQPTTPPPWKDADRRPTDTLRFNYLDNLEPSEAAVRAGSTGRHGNTSHPDGGSQKTLSEAHYKLRKAKSLMFLSSNCRPQHPPLPPPPPPTHHETQSRPSWAARSPEPPVTKETAKSMLRLARWNAGIRPGPVRPAVPRLSVEALRAAQRTQRSAPSTQLFQAQPWTLPASHTHKT is encoded by the exons ATGCCAGTTGCACCGAAGTCATCTGCGAGCTGCGCTAAGATGCAGACCAAACTGAGCGCCTGGACTCCACTGAACCACCCAGAGTCCAACAGCAAG gTGTTTGAAGAGAGGCGGAAGCTTCTGGCAAAGTGG TTTGCCAGGTGGTCTGACAGCCAGAGGAAGACGCTGCTGCAGGACTTTGTGCTGAGCTGTTCTGTGGAGCAGCTGATGTTTCTGCAGCTCACTGTGAGCAGCCGGCTCCCCCTGCAGGCCGCAGACTTCACCTGCCTGCTGCCCAGAGCCCTCTGCCTCTACCTGTTCTCCTTCCTGGACCCACGCAGCCTCTGTCGATGTGcccag GTGAGCTGGCTCTGGAGGAGCATAGTGGAACTGGACCAGCTGTGGATGCCAAAGTGTGTGAGGCTCGGCTGGTGCATCAACTTCTCCCCGAGCCCGCTGGAGCAGGGCGTCTGGAAGAGGCTCTACATCCAGACGGCGCAGGAGCTGCGAGTCACCTCGCTGCAG GCTGTCTCATCCCAGCAGCAGTCTGTGGTTCCACACGTATCAGCCATCAGCAGCAGACATGGAGAGCTCTCCGAACCGGCCTTCATCAGCGAGGAGCGCTCAGcctccaccacccccacccagACTCGTGGAGGAATCTCCAGGACGGGGTTCAGAAAGGAGAAGCAGCCGACTACACCGCCACCATGGAAAGATGCCGACAGACGTCCTACAGACACACTACGCTTCAACTACCTGGACAACCTGGAGCCCAGTGAAGCAGCTGTCAGAGC aggCTCCACCGGCCGCCACGGCAACACATCCCATCCAGACGGCGGGAGCCAGAAAACACTGTCTGAGGCACATTACAAACTACGCAAAGCCAAATCGCTG ATGTTTCTCAGCTCCAACTGCAGACCCCAacaccctcctcttcctcctcctcctcctcctactcaTCATGAGACCCAGTCTCGACCGTCTTGGGCTGCTCGCAGTCCCGAGCCCCCCGTCACCAAGGAGACGGCCAAGAGCATGCTGCGCCTGGCCCGGTGGAATGCTGGGATCCGTCCGGGCCCGGTGAGGCCGGCGGTTCCCCGGCTGAGCGTGGAGGCGCTGCGGGCGGCCCAGCGAACACAGCGGAGCGCTCCCA GTACACAGCTGTTCCAGGCTCAGCCCTGGACTCTTcctgcttcacacacacacaagacgtGA
- the fbxo16 gene encoding F-box only protein 16 isoform X1 produces the protein MPVAPKSSASCAKMQTKLSAWTPLNHPESNSKVFEERRKLLAKWFARWSDSQRKTLLQDFVLSCSVEQLMFLQLTVSSRLPLQAADFTCLLPRALCLYLFSFLDPRSLCRCAQVSWLWRSIVELDQLWMPKCVRLGWCINFSPSPLEQGVWKRLYIQTAQELRVTSLQAVSSQQQSVVPHVSAISSRHGELSEPAFISEERSASTTPTQTRGGISRTGFRKEKQPTTPPPWKDADRRPTDTLRFNYLDNLEPSEAAVRAGSTGRHGNTSHPDGGSQKTLSEAHYKLRKAKSLMFLSSNCRPQHPPLPPPPPPTHHETQSRPSWAARSPEPPVTKETAKSMLRLARWNAGIRPGPVRPAVPRLSVEALRAAQRTQRSAPSKQTPTAPLLRAEGDVTTQQESSQDQLSGGLKPLALQESPRLCAVSDPIRNVLC, from the exons ATGCCAGTTGCACCGAAGTCATCTGCGAGCTGCGCTAAGATGCAGACCAAACTGAGCGCCTGGACTCCACTGAACCACCCAGAGTCCAACAGCAAG gTGTTTGAAGAGAGGCGGAAGCTTCTGGCAAAGTGG TTTGCCAGGTGGTCTGACAGCCAGAGGAAGACGCTGCTGCAGGACTTTGTGCTGAGCTGTTCTGTGGAGCAGCTGATGTTTCTGCAGCTCACTGTGAGCAGCCGGCTCCCCCTGCAGGCCGCAGACTTCACCTGCCTGCTGCCCAGAGCCCTCTGCCTCTACCTGTTCTCCTTCCTGGACCCACGCAGCCTCTGTCGATGTGcccag GTGAGCTGGCTCTGGAGGAGCATAGTGGAACTGGACCAGCTGTGGATGCCAAAGTGTGTGAGGCTCGGCTGGTGCATCAACTTCTCCCCGAGCCCGCTGGAGCAGGGCGTCTGGAAGAGGCTCTACATCCAGACGGCGCAGGAGCTGCGAGTCACCTCGCTGCAG GCTGTCTCATCCCAGCAGCAGTCTGTGGTTCCACACGTATCAGCCATCAGCAGCAGACATGGAGAGCTCTCCGAACCGGCCTTCATCAGCGAGGAGCGCTCAGcctccaccacccccacccagACTCGTGGAGGAATCTCCAGGACGGGGTTCAGAAAGGAGAAGCAGCCGACTACACCGCCACCATGGAAAGATGCCGACAGACGTCCTACAGACACACTACGCTTCAACTACCTGGACAACCTGGAGCCCAGTGAAGCAGCTGTCAGAGC aggCTCCACCGGCCGCCACGGCAACACATCCCATCCAGACGGCGGGAGCCAGAAAACACTGTCTGAGGCACATTACAAACTACGCAAAGCCAAATCGCTG ATGTTTCTCAGCTCCAACTGCAGACCCCAacaccctcctcttcctcctcctcctcctcctactcaTCATGAGACCCAGTCTCGACCGTCTTGGGCTGCTCGCAGTCCCGAGCCCCCCGTCACCAAGGAGACGGCCAAGAGCATGCTGCGCCTGGCCCGGTGGAATGCTGGGATCCGTCCGGGCCCGGTGAGGCCGGCGGTTCCCCGGCTGAGCGTGGAGGCGCTGCGGGCGGCCCAGCGAACACAGCGGAGCGCTCCCAGTAAGCAAACACCCACTGCTCCACTCCTCCGGGCTGAAGGTGATGTAACCACACAGCAAGAAAGTAGTCAGGACCAACTGTCTGGGGGTTTAAAACCACTGGCTCTGCAAGAAAGTCCCAGACTGTGTGCTGTTAGTGATCCTATTAGAAATGTTTTATGTTAG